From the Oryza glaberrima chromosome 5, OglaRS2, whole genome shotgun sequence genome, one window contains:
- the LOC127774581 gene encoding NRR repressor homolog 1: MEGVDVKAPRPGCGGDDGGAAASSLSARREEEEEGAVVGGEDEQVERFYALLANIRALRGMYSRYNGEEGAAGGDGDGASGRKRARRAEPPWRPAFRMEDFEFEEAAAGAGDDDAACSGRTTKKQRSGGGGHGAAVEKRRTEKEAAAAAAEDDDDEQEGGEVVEGKEEHRPGRRVEAHGPTDQ, from the coding sequence atggagggagttgaCGTGAAGGCGCCGCGGccaggctgcggcggcgacgacggcggcgcggcggcgtcgtcgttgtcggcgcggcgggaggaggaggaggagggggcggtggtgggcggGGAGGACGAGCAGGTGGAGAGGTTCTACGCGCTGCTGGCCAACATCCGGGCGTTGAGGGGCATGTACAGCCGGTACAAcggggaggagggcgccgccggcggcgatggcgacggggcGAGCGGGAGGAAGCGGGCGAGGCGCGCGGAGCCGCCGTGGAGGCCGGCGTTCAGGATGGAGGACTTCGAgttcgaggaggccgccgccggcgccggcgacgacgacgcggcgtgcTCCGGCAGGACGACGAAGAAGCAGagatcaggcggcggcggtcacggcgccgccgtggagaaGCGGCGGACGGAGAaggaggctgccgccgccgccgccgaggacgacgacgacgagcaggagggaggcgaggtcGTCGAAGGGAAGGAGGAACACCGACCGGGCCGCCGCGTCGAGGCCCACGGGCCCACTGACCAGTGA